One segment of Microbacterium arborescens DNA contains the following:
- a CDS encoding HAD-IC family P-type ATPase has protein sequence MAAPTSEADLESPRSYARPVDEVASALGTSAEGLSSDDAARRLAAMGPNVLPEAKRTPAWLRFLSHFNDTLIYILLAAAAIKAVMADWLDVWVILAVAIINAVIGFAQEGRAEKALAGIRGMLSSDASVRRDGSWRRLPAADLVPGDVARLSAGDKVPADLRLVQASQLRIDEAALTGESVPSSKQTDPVDADAGVGDRASMAFSGTIVSAGQGRGIVTGTGARTEIGKIQELVGGAGSLTTPLTKQLDAFGRVLTLVILGMAALMMLIGRFVHGMPFGELVSATIGFAVAAIPEGLPALVTITLAIGVQQMARRRAITRKLPAVETLGSVTTVCSDKTGTLTKNEMTVRRIVTPVARYDVSGLGYAPEGEIERADGGGRAGGDLSAVLAVADLCNDADVVSDDDGWKLVGEPTEGALRVVAMKGGHDGEADGVRRVDVLPFDSENKFMATLNEGADGSRALLVKGAPDRLLERSTRQRGAAGSEHLDRDFWEAAIAELSGEGLRVLAAARKPSSLDEITLDDVDELEFLGLWGILDPPRPEAIEAIADCHHAGIRVKMITGDHAGTAVAISREMGLVSDDAPRVLTGGELESLSQEKLKDVVRDVDVYARTSPEHKIRIVRALQSHGEVVAMTGDGVNDAPALTRADVGVAMGIKGTEATKEAAEIVLADDNFATIRSAIREGRRIYDNLRKSIVFLLPTNGAQSLVILVAVVFGLALPLSPVQVLWVNMVTAVTLSLALAYEPAEPGIMSRPPRSSGGSIISLRELMFVLVVSVLIGGATLAAFAIVRATGADLDVARTVSVSVLALGQLAFLLNCRFLTRSSVNRDVLRGNRVIWWSAAALIGLQLVYTYVPFMNTLFDSRPLSVQAWLLPLGFAVAIFFAVEGLKALWREPARLDANA, from the coding sequence ATGGCTGCCCCCACCTCCGAGGCGGACCTCGAGTCGCCTCGCTCCTACGCTCGCCCCGTCGACGAGGTCGCATCGGCGCTCGGAACCAGCGCCGAGGGGCTGAGTTCGGACGACGCGGCGAGGCGCCTCGCCGCGATGGGGCCGAACGTCCTGCCCGAGGCGAAGCGCACTCCCGCATGGCTGCGGTTCCTCTCGCATTTCAACGACACCCTGATCTACATCCTGCTGGCCGCTGCCGCGATCAAGGCGGTGATGGCCGACTGGCTCGACGTCTGGGTCATCCTCGCCGTCGCCATCATCAACGCCGTGATCGGCTTCGCGCAGGAGGGGCGGGCCGAGAAGGCCCTGGCGGGCATCCGAGGGATGCTGTCGTCCGACGCGAGCGTGCGTCGCGACGGCTCGTGGCGGCGGTTGCCCGCCGCGGATCTCGTGCCCGGTGACGTCGCACGCCTGTCTGCCGGCGACAAGGTTCCGGCAGACCTCCGCCTCGTCCAGGCGAGTCAGCTGCGCATCGACGAGGCGGCGCTGACCGGTGAGTCGGTGCCGTCATCCAAGCAGACCGACCCCGTCGACGCGGATGCCGGCGTCGGCGACCGCGCTTCGATGGCCTTTTCGGGCACGATCGTCTCGGCGGGGCAGGGGCGGGGGATCGTCACGGGAACCGGCGCCCGCACCGAGATCGGCAAGATCCAGGAACTGGTCGGCGGCGCGGGCAGCTTGACGACGCCGCTCACGAAACAGCTGGACGCGTTCGGGCGGGTCCTGACGCTCGTCATCCTCGGGATGGCCGCCCTGATGATGCTCATCGGCCGGTTCGTGCACGGGATGCCGTTCGGTGAGCTCGTCTCGGCGACGATCGGCTTCGCCGTCGCGGCGATTCCGGAGGGGCTTCCGGCGCTTGTGACGATCACGCTGGCGATCGGTGTCCAGCAGATGGCGCGGCGTCGCGCGATCACGCGCAAGCTCCCGGCCGTCGAGACGCTGGGATCGGTGACGACGGTGTGCTCCGACAAGACGGGCACGCTCACCAAGAACGAGATGACGGTGCGGCGGATCGTCACCCCGGTCGCCCGCTACGACGTTTCCGGGCTCGGATACGCGCCGGAGGGCGAGATCGAGCGGGCGGACGGTGGTGGACGCGCCGGCGGCGATCTTTCGGCCGTCCTCGCTGTAGCCGACCTCTGCAATGACGCCGACGTCGTGTCGGATGACGACGGCTGGAAGCTCGTCGGAGAACCGACCGAAGGGGCGCTGCGTGTCGTCGCGATGAAGGGCGGACACGACGGCGAGGCCGACGGCGTCCGACGCGTCGACGTCCTGCCGTTCGACTCGGAGAACAAGTTCATGGCGACCCTGAACGAGGGTGCAGACGGGTCGCGCGCGCTGCTCGTCAAGGGCGCCCCCGACCGGCTGCTCGAGCGTTCGACGCGCCAGCGCGGGGCCGCCGGATCGGAGCATCTCGACCGCGACTTCTGGGAGGCCGCGATCGCCGAGCTGAGTGGCGAAGGCTTGCGGGTCCTGGCGGCCGCGCGCAAGCCGTCGAGCCTCGACGAGATCACGCTCGACGACGTCGACGAGTTGGAGTTCCTGGGTCTGTGGGGGATTCTCGACCCGCCGCGACCGGAGGCCATCGAGGCGATCGCCGACTGCCACCACGCCGGCATCCGCGTGAAGATGATCACGGGTGACCACGCGGGAACCGCCGTCGCGATCAGCCGCGAGATGGGACTGGTGTCGGATGACGCACCGCGCGTCCTCACCGGCGGTGAGCTGGAGTCGCTCAGCCAGGAGAAGCTGAAGGATGTCGTCCGCGACGTCGACGTCTACGCCCGGACGAGCCCCGAGCACAAGATCCGCATCGTTCGCGCCCTGCAGTCGCACGGTGAGGTCGTGGCGATGACGGGCGACGGCGTCAACGACGCTCCCGCCCTCACCCGTGCCGACGTCGGGGTCGCGATGGGCATCAAGGGCACGGAGGCGACGAAGGAAGCGGCCGAGATCGTCCTCGCCGACGACAACTTCGCCACGATCCGTTCGGCTATCCGCGAGGGGCGTCGGATCTATGACAACCTGCGGAAGTCGATCGTGTTCCTGCTGCCCACGAACGGTGCGCAGTCGCTCGTGATCCTCGTCGCCGTCGTCTTCGGATTGGCGCTGCCCCTGTCTCCGGTGCAGGTGCTGTGGGTCAACATGGTCACCGCGGTGACCCTCTCGCTCGCGCTCGCGTACGAGCCGGCGGAGCCGGGAATCATGTCGCGACCGCCACGATCGAGCGGGGGGTCGATCATCTCACTGCGCGAGCTCATGTTCGTCCTGGTGGTGTCGGTGCTGATCGGCGGCGCGACGCTCGCGGCGTTCGCGATCGTCCGTGCCACGGGCGCCGATCTCGACGTCGCCCGAACGGTGTCGGTGTCCGTCCTCGCCCTGGGGCAGCTGGCGTTCCTGCTCAACTGTCGCTTCCTGACCAGGTCGAGTGTGAACCGCGATGTCCTGCGGGGCAACCGGGTGATCTGGTGGTCGGCTGCCGCGCTCATCGGGTTGCAGCTCGTATACACGTACGTGCCGTTCATGAACACGCTGTTCGACTCCCGTCCCTTGTCTGTGCAGGCATGGCTGCTGCCGCTCGGTTTCGCCGTCGCGATCTTCTTCGCGGTGGAGGGCCTGAAGGCGCTCTGGCGCGAGCCTGCACGACTCGATGCAAACGCATAG
- a CDS encoding ribose-phosphate diphosphokinase, with protein MARKKNTVDLDVSRGIAPGLVAKTKKRLVVASGGSHPALSADVATQLGTELVPTEHRTFASGEILTRFEVSIRGCDFFLVQSFGPPVNEWLMETLIMLDAAKRASAKRITVVAPYYPYSRQDKKGRGREPISARLVADLFKTAGADRVMSVDLHAAQIQGFFDGPVDHLFAKPVLLEHFERTLSPEDRAKLTVVSPDTGRVRVADTWSDSLGAPLAIIHKRRDPNVANQVTVNEIVGDVRGRVCLLVDDMIDTGGTIVKAAQALKSNGAERVIVAATHAIFSHPAVDRLQDAAIDEVVVTDTIPLGDDKRFPGLTILPIAPLLARAIKEVFEDGSVTSMFDGAA; from the coding sequence ATGGCTCGCAAGAAGAACACGGTTGACCTCGACGTCTCGCGGGGTATCGCCCCGGGACTGGTCGCCAAGACCAAGAAGCGTCTCGTCGTGGCATCCGGTGGCTCGCACCCCGCGCTGTCTGCCGATGTGGCGACGCAGCTCGGCACCGAGCTCGTGCCCACCGAGCACCGCACCTTCGCGTCGGGTGAGATCCTCACGCGCTTCGAGGTCTCGATCCGCGGGTGCGACTTCTTCCTCGTGCAGTCGTTCGGCCCGCCGGTCAACGAGTGGCTCATGGAGACGCTGATCATGCTGGACGCCGCCAAGCGCGCATCCGCGAAGCGCATCACCGTCGTCGCGCCGTATTACCCGTATTCGCGCCAGGACAAGAAGGGCCGCGGTCGCGAGCCGATCAGTGCACGCCTCGTCGCAGACCTGTTCAAGACGGCCGGTGCCGACCGTGTGATGAGCGTCGACCTGCACGCCGCGCAGATCCAAGGATTCTTCGACGGTCCCGTCGACCACCTCTTCGCCAAGCCGGTGCTGCTGGAGCACTTCGAGCGCACGCTCAGCCCAGAGGACCGGGCGAAGCTGACGGTGGTCTCGCCCGACACCGGCCGTGTCCGGGTCGCCGACACCTGGTCGGACAGCCTGGGTGCGCCGCTGGCGATCATCCACAAGCGTCGCGACCCGAATGTGGCCAACCAGGTCACCGTCAACGAGATCGTCGGTGACGTGCGCGGACGTGTCTGCCTGCTTGTCGACGACATGATTGACACCGGCGGCACCATCGTCAAGGCCGCGCAGGCGCTGAAGAGCAATGGCGCCGAGCGCGTCATCGTCGCGGCCACGCACGCGATCTTCAGCCACCCGGCGGTCGACCGTCTGCAAGACGCCGCGATCGACGAAGTGGTCGTCACCGACACGATCCCGCTCGGCGACGACAAGCGCTTCCCCGGCCTCACCATCCTTCCGATCGCACCGCTCTTGGCGCGCGCGATCAAGGAGGTCTTCGAGGACGGCTCCGTCACCAGCATGTTCGACGGCGCCGCCTGA
- the glmU gene encoding bifunctional UDP-N-acetylglucosamine diphosphorylase/glucosamine-1-phosphate N-acetyltransferase GlmU has protein sequence MSDTQLDPRLAVVILAAGQGTRMKSSLPKVLHRIGGRPLVGHVLDTARDLAPAHVLVVVRHERDRVAEAVLGVSPEVVVVDQDEIPGTGRAVEVALDQLPEFTGDVLVLSADVPLLDDATLGELLRTHRSSGAAATMLSARLTDPTGYGRVVRDTAGGVDRIVEHKDATDAERAVDEVNAGVYAFQAGPLRERLGRISTANVQAEKYLTDVVGMLRADALAVAAQPVADPTLIVGVNDRVQLAEAGRLLNARTVRRWQLEGVTVQDPATTWIDVTATLAPDVTVLPNTHILRATVVAEGATIGPDTSLTDCEVGAGASVTRSDATLAVIGAGATVGPFSYIRPGTQLGERGKIGTFVETKNAVIGAGSKVPHLSYVGDAEIGRGVNLGAGAITANYDDLAKHRTVIGDEVHAGSHNVFVAPVKIGEGAKTGAGAVIRKDVPAGALALSVAPQRNVTGWVEKNRPGTAAAAAAARVRSSQEADDGSQEEHG, from the coding sequence ATGAGCGACACCCAACTCGACCCCCGTCTCGCTGTCGTGATCCTCGCCGCGGGGCAGGGGACGCGGATGAAGTCGTCGCTGCCGAAGGTGCTGCATCGCATCGGCGGACGACCGCTCGTCGGCCACGTGCTCGACACCGCGCGCGACCTCGCCCCCGCCCATGTGCTCGTCGTCGTCCGTCACGAACGTGATCGCGTCGCCGAAGCGGTGCTCGGCGTCTCGCCCGAGGTGGTCGTCGTCGACCAGGACGAGATCCCCGGAACGGGCCGGGCCGTCGAGGTCGCGCTCGATCAGCTGCCGGAGTTCACGGGCGACGTGCTGGTGCTGAGTGCCGATGTTCCTCTCCTCGACGACGCCACGCTCGGCGAACTGCTGCGCACGCACCGCTCGTCGGGTGCGGCGGCCACGATGCTGAGCGCTCGCCTGACCGATCCCACGGGCTACGGCCGCGTCGTCCGTGACACCGCGGGCGGTGTCGACCGCATCGTCGAGCACAAGGACGCAACCGACGCAGAGCGTGCCGTCGACGAGGTCAACGCCGGCGTCTACGCCTTCCAGGCGGGCCCTCTGCGCGAGCGGCTGGGCCGGATCAGCACGGCCAACGTCCAGGCCGAGAAGTACCTCACCGACGTCGTGGGGATGCTGCGCGCCGACGCCCTCGCCGTCGCGGCGCAGCCCGTGGCCGACCCGACCCTGATCGTCGGCGTCAACGACCGTGTGCAGCTCGCCGAGGCCGGACGCCTGCTGAACGCGCGCACGGTGCGTCGCTGGCAGCTCGAGGGGGTGACGGTTCAGGACCCCGCGACCACGTGGATCGACGTCACCGCCACGCTCGCCCCCGACGTGACCGTGCTTCCGAACACCCACATCCTCCGCGCGACGGTGGTCGCGGAAGGGGCCACGATCGGCCCCGACACGTCGTTGACCGACTGCGAGGTCGGCGCGGGCGCCTCGGTGACGCGGAGCGATGCGACCCTCGCCGTCATCGGCGCCGGTGCGACCGTGGGGCCGTTCTCGTACATCCGGCCCGGCACGCAGCTGGGGGAGCGCGGCAAGATCGGCACCTTCGTCGAGACGAAGAACGCCGTCATCGGTGCAGGCAGCAAGGTGCCGCACCTGTCGTACGTCGGTGACGCCGAGATCGGCCGCGGCGTGAATCTGGGCGCGGGCGCCATCACCGCGAACTACGACGACCTCGCCAAGCACCGCACCGTCATCGGCGACGAGGTCCACGCCGGCTCGCACAACGTCTTCGTCGCGCCGGTTAAGATCGGTGAGGGCGCCAAGACGGGCGCCGGAGCGGTCATCCGCAAGGACGTCCCGGCCGGTGCTCTCGCGCTCAGCGTCGCCCCCCAGCGCAATGTCACAGGGTGGGTCGAGAAGAACAGACCCGGTACTGCAGCCGCCGCAGCAGCGGCACGCGTGCGGTCTTCACAGGAAGCGGACGATGGCTCGCAAGAAGAACACGGTTGA
- a CDS encoding MarR family winged helix-turn-helix transcriptional regulator: MAHETDEVDRIVGAWSLQRPDLDFSPLEVLSRVDRLSRHLDRARREAFRRSDLEPWEWDVLSALRRAGEPYQLSPKQLLQQTLVSSGTMTNRIDRLVARRLVRRESDPGDGRSVLVTLTDDGRIRVDAAITRLVDAEAVLLAGLSKSDRDRLASLLRKLSLGFDGSPPAPSA; this comes from the coding sequence ATGGCACACGAGACCGACGAGGTGGACCGCATCGTCGGGGCGTGGTCGCTGCAACGTCCCGACCTGGATTTCTCGCCGCTCGAAGTGCTCTCCCGAGTCGACCGACTGTCGCGCCACCTCGACCGCGCGCGCCGCGAGGCTTTCCGCCGCAGCGATCTCGAGCCGTGGGAGTGGGACGTGCTCTCGGCGCTGCGTCGCGCCGGCGAGCCGTACCAGTTGAGCCCCAAGCAGCTGCTCCAGCAGACGTTGGTCTCGAGCGGCACGATGACCAATCGCATCGATCGGCTCGTCGCGCGCCGGCTCGTGCGCCGTGAGTCCGATCCCGGCGACGGTCGCAGCGTCCTCGTGACCCTGACCGATGACGGACGGATCCGTGTGGATGCCGCCATCACGCGCCTCGTCGACGCGGAGGCGGTCCTCCTGGCCGGTCTGTCCAAGAGCGACCGGGATCGACTGGCCTCGCTGCTGCGCAAGCTCTCGCTGGGGTTCGACGGGTCTCCCCCGGCACCGTCCGCCTGA
- a CDS encoding ABC-F family ATP-binding cassette domain-containing protein, which translates to MAHLLGAEGLRLEYPTKVVFDGVSLGVDEGDRIGIVGRNGDGKSSLLRMLAGLIEPDSGRVTVRGGIRVGVLAQADDLDDDLRVRDAVVGDQADHEWAGDARVRDVIAGLLGDLDWEGPIRGLSGGQRRRVSLAALLAGDHDVIFLDEPTNHLDVEGISWLAEHLKRRWSAGSGALLVVTHDRWFLDEICTATWEVHDRIVEPFDGGYAAYILQRVERDRQAATIEARRQNLARKELAWLRRGAPARTSKPKFRIDAANELIADVPEIRDRVALQSLAVSRLGKDVVDVLDAGVSYGDRVVLEKVEWRVAPGERTGILGVNGAGKSTLLGLISGTVEPTTGRVKHGKTVKVATLSQRMGELDEHLDQPVRVVISNLRTSYTVGSGSKAQDLTPGQLLERMGFSSAQLSTPVKDLSGGQKRRLQLLLILLDQPNVLILDEPTNDLDTDMLAAIEDLLDSWAGTLIVVSHDRYFLERVTDQQYAILGGRLRHLPGGVDEYLRLRREQPERTGASSAASVPASSSGPVSPSTPTLSGAERRAAEKEVSAIDRRLEKIQGEIAAVDAQLAEAHDDFERIMGLQRRRDELVAETTTLEERWLELGEAIDG; encoded by the coding sequence ATGGCGCATCTTCTGGGAGCCGAGGGCCTTCGCCTCGAGTATCCGACCAAAGTGGTGTTCGACGGGGTCTCCCTCGGTGTCGACGAGGGCGACCGCATCGGTATCGTCGGCCGGAACGGCGACGGCAAGTCGAGCCTGCTGCGCATGCTCGCGGGGCTGATCGAGCCCGACTCCGGCCGGGTGACCGTCCGCGGCGGCATCCGGGTCGGCGTGCTGGCGCAGGCCGACGACCTCGACGACGACCTGCGGGTGCGTGACGCCGTGGTCGGCGACCAGGCCGACCACGAGTGGGCGGGCGACGCGCGGGTGCGCGACGTCATCGCGGGCCTGCTCGGCGACCTCGACTGGGAAGGTCCGATCCGCGGGCTCTCGGGCGGTCAGCGCCGCCGCGTCTCGCTGGCGGCGCTCCTCGCGGGCGACCACGACGTCATCTTCCTCGACGAGCCGACGAACCACCTCGACGTCGAGGGAATCTCGTGGCTCGCGGAGCACCTCAAGCGGCGCTGGTCGGCCGGATCGGGTGCACTCCTCGTCGTGACGCACGACCGGTGGTTCCTCGACGAGATCTGCACCGCGACGTGGGAGGTCCACGACCGCATCGTCGAGCCGTTCGACGGCGGGTACGCCGCGTACATCCTGCAGCGCGTCGAGCGCGACCGGCAAGCCGCGACCATCGAGGCCCGGCGGCAGAACCTGGCCCGCAAAGAACTCGCGTGGCTGCGCCGCGGCGCCCCCGCCCGCACCTCGAAGCCCAAGTTCCGCATCGACGCTGCGAACGAACTGATCGCCGACGTCCCCGAGATCCGTGACCGGGTCGCCCTGCAGTCGCTCGCGGTCTCGCGACTGGGCAAGGATGTCGTCGACGTCCTCGACGCGGGCGTCAGTTACGGCGACCGCGTCGTACTGGAGAAGGTCGAATGGCGTGTCGCGCCGGGCGAGCGGACCGGCATCCTCGGCGTGAACGGCGCCGGCAAGTCGACGCTCCTCGGGCTGATCTCCGGCACGGTCGAACCGACGACGGGGCGTGTGAAGCACGGCAAGACAGTGAAGGTCGCGACCCTCTCGCAGCGCATGGGCGAGCTGGACGAGCACCTCGACCAGCCTGTCCGCGTCGTCATCTCGAACCTGCGGACCAGCTACACCGTCGGGTCGGGCTCGAAAGCCCAGGATCTGACGCCGGGACAGCTGCTCGAGCGGATGGGGTTCAGCTCAGCGCAGCTGTCGACGCCCGTCAAAGACCTCTCGGGCGGACAGAAGCGGCGGCTTCAGCTGCTGCTCATCCTGCTCGACCAGCCGAACGTGCTGATCCTCGACGAGCCGACGAACGACCTCGACACCGACATGCTCGCGGCCATCGAAGACCTCCTGGACTCGTGGGCCGGAACCCTCATCGTCGTCTCTCACGACCGGTACTTCCTCGAGCGCGTGACCGACCAGCAGTACGCGATCCTCGGTGGCCGGCTGCGACATCTCCCCGGCGGTGTCGACGAGTACCTGCGGCTGCGACGCGAACAGCCCGAGCGCACGGGGGCGAGCTCCGCGGCATCCGTCCCGGCATCGAGCAGCGGACCAGTGAGCCCGTCGACTCCGACGCTCAGCGGCGCAGAGCGTCGAGCTGCCGAGAAGGAGGTCTCGGCCATCGACCGCCGGCTCGAGAAGATCCAGGGCGAGATCGCAGCCGTCGACGCGCAGCTCGCGGAGGCACACGACGACTTCGAACGGATCATGGGCCTGCAGCGCCGGCGCGACGAGCTCGTCGCCGAGACGACGACGCTCGAGGAACGCTGGCTCGAGCTCGGCGAGGCCATCGACGGCTGA
- a CDS encoding ABC transporter substrate-binding protein — protein sequence MSRFTTRRLLTAGVGVLAATTLFAGCASSDPLADGGGESAAPADGTIVIGSQDYYSNEIIAEIYAQALEGAGKTVDRQFTTGQREAYLPELESGSLTLFPEYTGNLLQYFDEDTTARTSDDVYAALTDALPENLTVLDQATASDQDSYTVTAAFAEQWNLTTIADLANVTEPLTLGGPAELEQRPYGPTGLADTYGIQVGFQATGETTVDDLVAGTVNVANVFTADPRIQTDDLVVLEDPEGLFLASNVVPVVNKDLAGEVEDTINAVSAKLTPEALVALNVQSTVDKLEPAAIAKKFLEDNGLV from the coding sequence ATGTCTCGCTTCACCACCCGCCGCCTGTTGACGGCCGGTGTCGGCGTGCTCGCCGCCACCACCCTGTTCGCCGGATGCGCCAGCTCCGACCCGCTCGCGGACGGCGGCGGAGAGTCGGCGGCCCCCGCCGACGGCACCATCGTCATCGGATCGCAGGACTATTACTCCAACGAGATCATCGCCGAGATCTACGCTCAGGCTCTCGAGGGCGCCGGTAAGACCGTCGACCGGCAGTTCACGACCGGCCAGCGCGAGGCGTACCTGCCCGAGCTCGAGAGCGGCTCGCTGACGCTGTTCCCCGAGTACACCGGCAACCTGCTGCAGTACTTCGATGAGGACACCACGGCTCGCACCTCCGACGACGTCTACGCCGCCCTCACCGACGCTCTGCCCGAGAACCTCACGGTGCTCGACCAGGCGACCGCAAGCGACCAGGACTCGTACACGGTGACCGCGGCATTCGCCGAGCAGTGGAACCTGACCACGATCGCCGATCTCGCCAACGTGACCGAGCCGCTCACGCTCGGCGGTCCCGCCGAGCTCGAGCAGCGTCCCTACGGCCCGACGGGCCTGGCTGACACCTACGGCATCCAGGTCGGCTTCCAGGCCACCGGTGAGACCACCGTCGACGACCTCGTCGCCGGCACCGTGAACGTCGCCAACGTCTTCACGGCCGACCCCCGCATCCAGACCGACGACCTCGTCGTGCTCGAAGACCCCGAGGGTCTCTTCCTCGCCTCCAACGTCGTCCCGGTCGTGAACAAGGACCTCGCGGGCGAGGTCGAGGACACCATCAACGCCGTCAGCGCGAAGCTCACCCCCGAGGCCCTGGTCGCGCTCAACGTCCAGAGCACGGTCGACAAGCTCGAGCCGGCTGCGATCGCCAAGAAGTTCCTCGAGGACAACGGTCTCGTCTGA
- a CDS encoding ABC transporter permease produces MNVFVDAIAWVLDPAQYTGSNSVPFLIGQQLFYTFVSVLIAAVIAVPIGWAIGHTGKGREFAVAVSGAARAIPSFGLLILLILLLGVTQKTEAAFITFVVLAIPPLLAGAYSGLQAIDRRTIDAARAVGMTEWQILWRVEVPLGLSLLIGGLRSAVLQVVATVTIAGYTDLGGLGFRIIQGIDLRAIDQVLGAALVLAVLALLLDAVFALLQRLSVPRGIRAADAPQRTRRPVAATA; encoded by the coding sequence ATGAACGTCTTCGTCGACGCCATCGCCTGGGTCCTCGACCCCGCCCAGTACACCGGCAGCAACTCGGTGCCGTTCCTGATCGGCCAGCAGCTGTTCTACACCTTCGTCTCGGTGCTGATCGCCGCGGTCATCGCGGTGCCGATCGGCTGGGCCATCGGGCACACCGGCAAGGGGCGCGAGTTCGCGGTGGCCGTGTCGGGAGCAGCCCGCGCGATCCCGTCGTTCGGACTGCTGATCCTGCTGATCCTGCTGCTCGGGGTGACCCAGAAGACCGAGGCCGCGTTCATCACCTTCGTCGTGCTGGCCATCCCGCCGCTGCTCGCGGGCGCCTATAGCGGGCTGCAGGCGATCGATCGCCGGACGATCGACGCGGCACGGGCCGTCGGCATGACGGAGTGGCAGATCCTCTGGCGCGTCGAGGTGCCGCTCGGCCTGTCGCTGCTCATCGGCGGACTGCGCTCGGCGGTGCTCCAGGTGGTGGCGACGGTGACGATCGCGGGTTACACCGACCTCGGCGGCCTCGGCTTCCGCATCATCCAGGGCATCGACCTCCGTGCCATCGACCAGGTGCTCGGCGCAGCCCTCGTGCTCGCGGTGCTCGCCCTCCTGCTCGACGCCGTCTTCGCCCTCCTCCAACGCCTCAGCGTGCCGCGGGGCATCCGCGCCGCCGACGCCCCGCAGCGCACCCGCCGGCCCGTCGCCGCGACCGCCTGA
- a CDS encoding ABC transporter permease: MSWIWSNLDLIFSLALDHIRQSVIAIVLGLVLSVPLGWVAWRYRLLRGWVITLTGLLYTIPSLALLVLLPSALGYGIRTETNLIVGLTIYAIAIQTRSVADGFDSVDPGVRQAATAMGYGGFRRFWAVDLPLSGPVLLAGLRVMAVSTVSLATVGILVGVTNLGYLFTNGIQRRLLEEVFAGIVAVAIIALVIDALLVVIGRVVMPWAHAGSVRRDRRARRRREATA, from the coding sequence GTGTCGTGGATCTGGTCGAACCTCGACCTCATCTTCTCGCTCGCCCTCGACCACATCCGGCAGAGCGTCATCGCCATCGTGCTGGGGCTGGTGCTCTCCGTGCCGCTCGGGTGGGTGGCGTGGCGGTACCGTCTGCTGCGCGGGTGGGTGATCACCCTGACCGGCCTGCTGTACACCATCCCCTCACTCGCGTTGCTCGTCCTGCTGCCGAGCGCGCTCGGGTACGGCATCCGTACCGAGACGAACCTCATCGTCGGGCTGACGATCTACGCGATCGCGATCCAGACCCGCTCGGTGGCCGATGGCTTCGACTCGGTGGATCCGGGCGTCCGGCAGGCAGCCACGGCGATGGGATACGGCGGGTTCCGGCGATTCTGGGCCGTCGATCTGCCCCTGTCCGGCCCCGTGCTGCTCGCGGGCCTGCGGGTGATGGCCGTCTCGACCGTGTCGCTTGCCACGGTCGGCATCCTCGTCGGCGTCACGAACCTCGGCTATCTGTTCACCAACGGCATCCAGCGGCGCCTCCTCGAAGAGGTGTTCGCGGGCATCGTCGCCGTCGCGATCATCGCCCTCGTCATCGATGCGCTGCTCGTGGTGATCGGCCGCGTCGTCATGCCGTGGGCCCACGCGGGCTCGGTGCGCCGAGACCGTCGCGCGCGGCGCCGACGGGAGGCCACCGCATGA
- a CDS encoding ABC transporter ATP-binding protein: MIEFRDVVKEFPDGTRAVQDFSLVIPSHQTTVFVGSSGCGKTTLLRMINRMVEPTSGAIEIDGESVATGSPVQLRRRIGYVMQNSGLLPHFTVADNIATVPVLTGTSRRDARRRALELMETVGLDTRMADRYPSQLSGGQQQRVGVARGLANDPNILLMDEPFGAVDPIVRDELQQELLRLQRELGKTVVFVTHDIDEAFLLGDQVVILAAGAHKLQVGSPSEIIRDPADEFVASFIGVERGKRALHVERTANGAVLVDSEGRTQGALVEGDV, from the coding sequence GTGATCGAGTTCCGCGACGTCGTCAAAGAGTTCCCCGACGGCACCCGCGCGGTGCAGGACTTCTCTCTCGTCATCCCGTCTCATCAGACGACCGTCTTCGTGGGGTCTTCCGGATGCGGCAAGACGACTCTTCTGCGCATGATCAACCGGATGGTCGAGCCGACCTCCGGCGCCATCGAGATCGACGGCGAGAGCGTCGCGACCGGCTCCCCGGTGCAGCTGCGCCGCCGCATCGGCTACGTCATGCAGAACTCCGGCCTGCTGCCGCACTTCACCGTCGCCGACAACATCGCCACCGTGCCCGTCCTCACCGGCACGAGCCGGCGCGACGCGCGGCGCCGGGCGCTCGAGCTCATGGAGACGGTCGGACTCGACACGCGCATGGCGGATCGTTACCCGAGCCAGCTGTCGGGCGGCCAGCAGCAGCGAGTGGGCGTGGCCCGGGGCCTCGCCAACGACCCGAACATCCTCCTGATGGACGAGCCCTTCGGCGCCGTCGACCCCATCGTGCGAGACGAGCTGCAGCAGGAGCTGCTGCGTCTGCAGCGCGAGCTCGGCAAGACCGTCGTCTTCGTCACCCACGACATCGACGAGGCGTTCCTCCTCGGCGACCAGGTCGTGATCCTCGCCGCCGGCGCGCACAAGCTGCAGGTCGGCTCTCCCAGCGAGATCATTCGCGACCCTGCCGACGAGTTCGTCGCCAGCTTCATCGGAGTCGAGCGGGGCAAGCGTGCTCTGCATGTCGAGCGGACGGCGAACGGAGCGGTGCTCGTCGATTCCGAGGGGCGCACGCAGGGCGCCCTGGTCGAAGGTGACGTCTGA